From Dasypus novemcinctus isolate mDasNov1 chromosome 11, mDasNov1.1.hap2, whole genome shotgun sequence, one genomic window encodes:
- the RPS12 gene encoding small ribosomal subunit protein eS12 has translation MAEEGIVAGGVMDVNTALQEVLKTALIHDGLARGIREAAKALDKRQAHLCVLASNCDEPMYVKLVEALCAEHQINLIKVDDNKKLGEWVGLCKIDREGKPRKVVGCSCVVVKDYGKESQAKDVIEEYFKCKK, from the exons ATGGCCGAGGAAGG CATTGTTGCTGGAGGTGTAATGGACGTCAACACTGCATTACAAGAGGTGCTAAAAACTGCCCTCATCCACGATGGCCTAGCACGTGGGATCCGCGAAGCTGCCAAAGCCTTAGACAA GCGCCAAGCCCATCTTTGTGTGCTTGCCTCCAACTGTGATGAACCCATGTATGTCAAGCTGGTGGAGGCCCTTTGTGCTGAGCACCAAATCAACCTAATTAAG GTTGATGACAACAAGAAACTAGGCGAATGGGTAGGCCTCTGTAAAATCGACAGAGAGGGCAAACCCCGAAAAGTAGTTGGCTGCAGTTGTGTGGTTGTTAAG gattatGGCAAAGAATCTCAGGCCAAGGATGTCATcgaagaatattttaaatgcaagaaatga